GTATGACGCAGCGGCTTTTGCATCTGAATGGGCGCAGTTGTCCAAGGGTGTATTTGCTGCACATAAAACCGGGGGCGTTGCGCTTTTCAAGGGATCACGGGGCAACAGGCTTGAAAGCCTGCTGCAAACGCTTACCGGGCCGGAAGCCGTGCGGGGCTGAAGGCGTTAATCAATAATGTCGCCTCAAGGCGGCTGGCAACACGGTCTGCGCACGACCATAAGCACGGATTAGCTGCATGTTTTATAATCTCTTCGTTCCCCTTACGTCCGAATGGACGGTACTCAACGTTTTTCGGTACATCAGCTTCCGCTCGTTGGCCGCGCTCATCACTGCACTTGTGCTTTCCATCTTCATTGGCCCACGTTTCATTGCCTGGCTGCGCAGCCTCAAGTGCGGTCAGTACATTCATGAAGATGTAGCCGCCCATGCCTGCAAGGCTGGCACGCCCACCATGGGCGGCCTGCTCATGCTGTTTACGCTTTCCATCAGCCTGCTTTTGTGGTCTGACCTTAATAATCCCTATATCTGGCAGGCATTTTTTGTTTTTGCCGGTTTTGGCGCCGTGGGCTTCTGGGACGACATGACCAAGCTGCGGCACCACAAAAACAAGGGTATTTCGGGCAAGGCAAAAATGGCCGGCCAGCTGGCCGTGGCCTGCGCCGCCATGCTGCTGCTCTATATCAATCCAGACTACAGCAGCAAGCTGACCATTCCTTTCTTTAAGGAAGTTACGTTCGACCTGGGCTGGTTTTATCTGCCCTTTGGCGTTTTTGTGATGGTGGCTTCGTCCAATGCCGTTAACCTTACCGACGGGCTGGACGGCCTTGCAATAGGACCCTCTATCGTGGCCTGCCTGGTCTTTTCCATCTTTATCTACATTACAGGCAACGCACGTTTTGCCAGCTATTTGCTGATGCCCTACATGCCCGGCGTGGGCGAGGTGACAGTTTTCTGCGCCGCTCTTGTGGGTGCCGGCCTGGGCTTTTTGTGGTTCAATGCCTATCCCGCCCAGGTGTTCATGGGCGATGTGGGTTCGCTTTCGCTTGGCGGTGTGCTGGGCTATCTGGCCCTGCTGTGCAAGCAGGAACTTGTTCTTTCCGTGGTGGGCGGCCTGTTTGTGGCCGAAACCCTGTCGGTCATCCTTCAGGTGGGCTACTTCCGCTGGTCTGGCGGCAAACGGATTTTCCGCATGGCTCCCTTGCACCACCACTTTGAGCTCAAGGGCGTTCCTGAATCCAAAATCATCATCCGTTTCTGGATAACTTCCATTCTGTTGGGCCTTGTGGCGCTTTCTGTTCTCAAGCTGCGCTAGAGGAGAAAGAATATGGCACTGGAGAAAACTCGAGGCAGGCGTATAAATGCTGGCGAACTGGCCGTAGTTGTAGGAGCGGGGCGGTCTGGTATTGCCGCAGCCCGGCTGTTGCGACGGGCCGGAGCGCGGGTGCGGCTTCTGGACAGCAACCTCAAGGCCCTGGCCGGTAGGGAATCGCTGGCTACCGAGCTGGCAGCCCAGGGTATTGAGGTTCAGCTTGGCGAACATATTCCCGGCCAGTTTGCAGGGGCCGCCTTTGTGGTTCCCAGCCCCGGAATGCCTGTGGCAAAGCTTGAAGGCCTCGTTGATATGCAGACTTCGGAAGTGCTGGCCGAAATGGAACTGGCCTGGCGCTATCTGGATGACGAGCCGGTGCTTGCCATTACCGGCACCAGCGGTAAAACAACCACCGCATCGCTGGCGGCGGCCATGCTGCACGAACAGGGCTATGCCGTGTTTTTGGGCGGCAACATCGGTACGCCACTCTCTGAATACGTGCTTGGCGGCAAAAAGGCCGACGTGCTCGTGCTTGAAATTTCCAGCTTCCAGTTGCAGGCCTGCACCACGTTTTGCCCGCGTGCGGGCATTCTGCTCAACATCACGCCCAACCATCTCGACTATCACAAGGACATGGCCGAATACACAGAGGCCAAGTTCCGCCTTTTCCGCTGCCAGAGCGAAGAAGATCTGGCCGTGTTTGGCGAGGACCTGCGCGCTGAGGTTGCCAACCACAAAATCAAGGCCCGCAAGGTGTTTGTGAAGGCCACGGACCGTTTTCCCAGCAGTTGCCTCATGGGTGCGCATAACCGCATCAATGAAGAAGCCGCCTGGCAGGCCTGCCGCCTGTTTGGCGTTACAGAAGCCAGCGCCACCCGCGCGGTGGAGCGTTTCAAGCCTCTGCCGCACCGACTTGAAAGGGTGGCGGAGCGCAACGGCGTGCTGTACGTCAACGATTCCAAATGCACCACGGTTTCTGCCCTTCAGGTGGCGCTTGAGGCTTTTGATCGTCCTGTGCGGCTGCTGTGCGGCGGCAAGTTCAAGGGCGGCGATCTGGCGGGTCTTGCCGACCTGCTGCGGGCCAAGGTGCAGGAAGTGGTGCTGTTTGGTGCCAGCCGCGAGCATTTTGAAAAGGCCTGGCAGGACATTGTGCCCATAAGCTGGCATGAAACCATGGAACCGGCGGTGCGCTTTGCCACGGCAAATGCCAAGAGCGGCGACGTGGTGCTGCTTGCGCCCGCCACCTCAAGCTATGACCTGTATAAAAACTACGAGCAGCGTGGCGACGACTTCAAACGGATCGTGGGGCTGCTGTCATGAAGAATATCTTCAGCAGCAAGTCAAAGACCCCCAAGGTCAACAGCGCCATGGCGAGGGCTACTGAAGACGGGCCCTTTGCTCCCTTTGACTGGTGGCTTTTCACCATCATGCTGATTATTCTTTCCATCGGCCTTGTGATGGTGCTTTCGGCCAGTGGCATTGTGGCCGAGCAGGTCAACGGCGACAAATACTTCTTTTTCAAGCGTCAGGTCATCTTTGCGCTGGGTGGCGGCGTTGCCCTGTGGGGCGCGGCACTCCTGCCCCGACACTGGCTGTACCGCATGCAGTACCCGGCGCTCTTTTTGGCGCTGCTGTTGCTGCTGGTGACACTTTCGCCCCTTACCCCCGCCATCAACGGTGCAAAACGCTGGATTCCGCTGGGCTTTATTTCCATTCAGCCCATGGAATTTGTTAAAATAGCGCTGGCGTTGTATCTGGCTTATTTCATGAGCTCCAAGCAGGAACTCATCAAGACCTTTAGCCGTGGTGTTATTCCGCCTTTTGCCGTAACGGGCCTGTTCTGCTTTTTGCTGCTGCTGCAGCCCGACTTTGGCAGCGCCGTTGTTCTGGCGAGTATTCTGTTCTTTATGTGCGTTGCGGGCGGCACGCGGTTTATCTATCTGTTTTTCTCTGTGGCGCTTGCCTGCGGCGGTGCAATGGCCCTGGCCATTTCGTCTCCCTACCGTCTGCGCCGCCTGCTGGCCTTTCTTGATCCTTTTCAGGATGCCCACAACACAGGTTACCAGCTTGTACAGTCGCTGCTGGCCATTGGTTCGGGCAGCTTTTTTGGTGTGGGCGTGGGAGCCAGCAAGCAGAAGATGTTTTATCTGCCTGAAGCGCACAACGACTTTATCATGGCCGTGCTTGCCGAAGAAATGGGTTTTGTGGGCGTGAGCTTTGTGATGATTCTGTTTGCCCTGCTTTTCTGGCGCTGCTACAAAATCATCATGGGCCAGCGCAATCTGCGCGACCGCTTTACCGCATTTGGCATCACAACCATTCTTGCCATGGGCTCGGTGATGAACTTGGCCGTGGTTATGGGGGTGGCCCCGCCCAAGGGCGTGCCCATGCCCCTTATGAGTTACGGCGGCAGTAACCTTCTGGCCACCATGCTGTGCGTGGGCCTGCTTATGAATTTTTCAAGGACGGCGGACACATGGACAACATCCTCCTGACGACCGGCGGCACCGGCGGGCATATCTTTCCGGCACTGGCTGTGGCAGAGGAATTGCGGCGTCGCAATCCCAATGCCAGTTTGCTGTTTGTTGGCTCGCTGTACGGGCCGGAAGAAAGGCTGATGCGTCAGGCGGGCATTCCCTTTGAAGGGTTGCCCGTGCGTGGTCTGCTGGGCCGTGGCATCAAGGCCATTGGCGCTGGAGCGCAGATGGCTCTGGCCGTTGCCAAGGCCGTGGGCATCATTCGCCGGTTCAAGCCGGATGTGGTGGCTGGCTTTGGCGGTTACGCCGCATTTGCGCCCATGCTGGCGGCCCGTTTGATGGGCGTGCCCGGTGTGCTGCACGAGCAGAACGCCATTGCCGGGGCCAGTAACCGCTTTTTGGCCCGCATTGCGCGCCGTGTGTGCATTTCGTTGCCCAACACCAGCGGTTTTGACATGAAAAAGTGTGTGTTTACCGGCAACCCCGTGCGGGCTGCCGTTACTGCCGTGGGCCAGATCAGCCGCCAGCGGCAGAGCCGCCGTCTGCTTGTTATGGGCGGGTCGCAGGGCGCACATGCGCTCAACGCCTTTATGCTGGAAAATCTGGCTGAATTTCGCGGAGCCGGGGTGGAGATTCGCCACCAGACGGGTGTTACCGACGAGGGCAGCGTGCGCGCGGCTTATGTGGCTGCGGGCTACGCGCCCGAATGTGTTTCTGCCTTTATTGATGACATGGCCGCGGCCTATGCCTGGGCCGACGTGGCCCTGTGCCGCGCTGGTGCCAGCACCGTTGCGGAGCTTTGCGCAGCCGGTCTGCCTTCGGTTCTTGTTCCCTTCCCCTATGCCATCCATGATCACCAGACCCGCAACGCCGAAGTGCTGACGCGCAGCGGTGCGGCCGTGCTTGTGCCCGAGGGGCGCATGGCTG
The Desulfovibrio sp. DNA segment above includes these coding regions:
- the mraY gene encoding phospho-N-acetylmuramoyl-pentapeptide-transferase — protein: MFYNLFVPLTSEWTVLNVFRYISFRSLAALITALVLSIFIGPRFIAWLRSLKCGQYIHEDVAAHACKAGTPTMGGLLMLFTLSISLLLWSDLNNPYIWQAFFVFAGFGAVGFWDDMTKLRHHKNKGISGKAKMAGQLAVACAAMLLLYINPDYSSKLTIPFFKEVTFDLGWFYLPFGVFVMVASSNAVNLTDGLDGLAIGPSIVACLVFSIFIYITGNARFASYLLMPYMPGVGEVTVFCAALVGAGLGFLWFNAYPAQVFMGDVGSLSLGGVLGYLALLCKQELVLSVVGGLFVAETLSVILQVGYFRWSGGKRIFRMAPLHHHFELKGVPESKIIIRFWITSILLGLVALSVLKLR
- the murD gene encoding UDP-N-acetylmuramoyl-L-alanine--D-glutamate ligase produces the protein MALEKTRGRRINAGELAVVVGAGRSGIAAARLLRRAGARVRLLDSNLKALAGRESLATELAAQGIEVQLGEHIPGQFAGAAFVVPSPGMPVAKLEGLVDMQTSEVLAEMELAWRYLDDEPVLAITGTSGKTTTASLAAAMLHEQGYAVFLGGNIGTPLSEYVLGGKKADVLVLEISSFQLQACTTFCPRAGILLNITPNHLDYHKDMAEYTEAKFRLFRCQSEEDLAVFGEDLRAEVANHKIKARKVFVKATDRFPSSCLMGAHNRINEEAAWQACRLFGVTEASATRAVERFKPLPHRLERVAERNGVLYVNDSKCTTVSALQVALEAFDRPVRLLCGGKFKGGDLAGLADLLRAKVQEVVLFGASREHFEKAWQDIVPISWHETMEPAVRFATANAKSGDVVLLAPATSSYDLYKNYEQRGDDFKRIVGLLS
- the ftsW gene encoding putative lipid II flippase FtsW — encoded protein: MKNIFSSKSKTPKVNSAMARATEDGPFAPFDWWLFTIMLIILSIGLVMVLSASGIVAEQVNGDKYFFFKRQVIFALGGGVALWGAALLPRHWLYRMQYPALFLALLLLLVTLSPLTPAINGAKRWIPLGFISIQPMEFVKIALALYLAYFMSSKQELIKTFSRGVIPPFAVTGLFCFLLLLQPDFGSAVVLASILFFMCVAGGTRFIYLFFSVALACGGAMALAISSPYRLRRLLAFLDPFQDAHNTGYQLVQSLLAIGSGSFFGVGVGASKQKMFYLPEAHNDFIMAVLAEEMGFVGVSFVMILFALLFWRCYKIIMGQRNLRDRFTAFGITTILAMGSVMNLAVVMGVAPPKGVPMPLMSYGGSNLLATMLCVGLLMNFSRTADTWTTSS
- the murG gene encoding undecaprenyldiphospho-muramoylpentapeptide beta-N-acetylglucosaminyltransferase translates to MDNILLTTGGTGGHIFPALAVAEELRRRNPNASLLFVGSLYGPEERLMRQAGIPFEGLPVRGLLGRGIKAIGAGAQMALAVAKAVGIIRRFKPDVVAGFGGYAAFAPMLAARLMGVPGVLHEQNAIAGASNRFLARIARRVCISLPNTSGFDMKKCVFTGNPVRAAVTAVGQISRQRQSRRLLVMGGSQGAHALNAFMLENLAEFRGAGVEIRHQTGVTDEGSVRAAYVAAGYAPECVSAFIDDMAAAYAWADVALCRAGASTVAELCAAGLPSVLVPFPYAIHDHQTRNAEVLTRSGAAVLVPEGRMAVQHMSDILLRLLTMPGEREPMAAAALSAARPDAAARVVAVLEEIA